In Chitinophaga sp. HK235, a single window of DNA contains:
- a CDS encoding family 20 glycosylhydrolase, with amino-acid sequence MKYVCLAALSGLLWQPAAAQQIADSAAFARLAASIQSIPSINGNIRQLPMPAAPDGYSLQLRGTDHLPVVDRQGHITTPLVNTPVSLYFVLQRNSDHAVMDVPNIQVIIPGKYATSAGNPVPFVIPALREWYGSRGSYTLPAAITLAIDPVYASALLPGVTAFRDDLRLLTGNQQISIRQGQPRKGDIFFTLQSPDRQLGEEGYQMEISNQITIQATHARGAFWATRTLLQILEQDPQHRHIPQGITRDYPKYEVRGFVLDVGRKFFTMEFLRHYVKFMSYYKMNDFHIHLNDNGFDKFFGNNWDSTYSAFRLENNTFPGLTARDGSYSKKEFLALQSLADSFAVRIIPEIDVPAHSLAFTKAVPQTASLKYGRDHLNLDSASYAMIDKMFKEYLEGPEKVFKGDEVHIGTDEYSKKEAEKFRAFTDHYIRFVESFGKKVRMWGSLTHAQGTTPVKSAGVTMNAWYNGYADPADMMRQGYDLISTPDGWLYIVPAAGYYHDYLNLPKLYDKWEPNMIGEAIFPIGHPQIRGGSFAVWNDHAGNGITEKDVHDRVFPAMQVLAEKMWNGHTMQSNYSSFSQHSRLIGEGPGLNMRAKINSRDSIVLSYDFSTPAVNDISGNKRTAQQKHNADITPSKTLLLKGGNSFIKTPLPEIGYGYTVEFDIKPAKDNLPGAVIFSSPHAVVTLLQQQTGKLGFTRENYHYNFNYTLPVETWTHVAISGDHKGTSLFINGQLVEKLEGATISFPNIKDKIAKVQTLVFPLQMIGDTVNSFKGEIDNLRVIQHR; translated from the coding sequence ATGAAATATGTATGCCTGGCTGCATTATCGGGTTTGTTATGGCAACCTGCAGCAGCCCAACAAATTGCAGATTCTGCTGCCTTCGCCCGTCTTGCGGCCTCTATCCAATCAATACCGTCCATTAATGGTAATATCCGGCAACTACCCATGCCCGCTGCACCAGACGGTTACAGCCTGCAACTCCGGGGTACCGACCACCTGCCTGTGGTAGACCGGCAGGGACACATCACTACGCCACTGGTAAACACACCGGTCAGCCTCTATTTTGTATTACAGCGAAATAGCGACCACGCTGTTATGGATGTACCTAACATCCAGGTCATTATACCAGGAAAATACGCCACCAGTGCCGGAAACCCTGTACCCTTTGTGATTCCCGCACTACGTGAATGGTATGGAAGCAGAGGTTCCTATACCCTGCCGGCCGCCATTACACTGGCAATAGATCCCGTATATGCGTCTGCGTTATTACCGGGTGTAACTGCTTTCCGTGATGATCTCCGGTTGCTTACCGGCAACCAGCAAATCAGCATACGTCAGGGACAACCCCGCAAAGGTGATATCTTCTTCACTTTGCAGTCGCCCGATCGCCAGTTGGGCGAAGAAGGATACCAGATGGAAATCAGCAACCAGATAACAATACAGGCCACTCATGCCAGAGGAGCGTTCTGGGCTACCCGTACCCTGTTGCAGATACTGGAACAGGACCCGCAACACCGCCACATTCCGCAAGGCATCACCCGTGACTATCCTAAATACGAGGTCAGAGGTTTTGTACTGGACGTTGGCCGGAAATTCTTTACCATGGAATTTCTCCGGCACTATGTGAAATTCATGTCCTACTACAAAATGAACGACTTTCACATACATCTTAATGACAACGGGTTTGATAAATTCTTCGGCAACAACTGGGACAGCACCTATTCTGCTTTCCGGCTGGAAAACAATACCTTCCCGGGTCTTACTGCCCGCGACGGGTCCTATTCCAAAAAGGAATTCCTGGCTCTTCAAAGCCTGGCAGACAGCTTTGCAGTACGCATTATACCGGAGATAGATGTTCCCGCACACTCCCTCGCTTTCACCAAAGCGGTGCCACAAACAGCCAGCCTGAAATACGGACGGGACCACCTCAATCTGGACAGTGCTTCCTATGCGATGATCGACAAAATGTTCAAAGAGTACCTGGAAGGGCCGGAGAAGGTGTTTAAAGGCGACGAAGTACATATCGGCACAGATGAGTACTCCAAAAAAGAAGCGGAGAAATTCAGGGCTTTTACAGACCATTACATCCGTTTTGTGGAAAGCTTCGGCAAAAAGGTAAGAATGTGGGGTTCTCTCACACATGCTCAAGGTACCACCCCGGTAAAATCAGCCGGCGTTACCATGAATGCCTGGTATAACGGTTATGCAGACCCTGCCGATATGATGCGCCAGGGTTATGACCTCATCAGTACTCCCGATGGATGGTTGTATATCGTACCTGCCGCAGGTTATTACCATGATTATCTCAACCTTCCCAAACTATACGACAAATGGGAGCCCAACATGATTGGTGAGGCAATTTTCCCGATAGGACACCCACAGATAAGAGGCGGCTCCTTCGCCGTATGGAATGACCACGCGGGTAATGGTATCACCGAAAAAGATGTGCATGACCGCGTATTTCCTGCTATGCAGGTGCTGGCCGAAAAAATGTGGAATGGCCATACGATGCAAAGCAACTACAGCTCCTTCTCACAACATAGCCGTTTAATTGGAGAAGGTCCCGGATTAAACATGCGTGCAAAAATAAACAGCCGCGATAGCATCGTACTGTCATATGACTTCTCTACACCAGCGGTCAACGATATCAGTGGTAACAAAAGAACAGCACAGCAAAAACACAACGCAGACATCACCCCTTCCAAAACCCTGCTGCTCAAAGGTGGCAACAGCTTCATAAAAACACCTCTCCCGGAAATAGGGTACGGCTACACGGTGGAGTTCGATATCAAACCCGCTAAAGACAACCTGCCAGGAGCTGTGATATTCTCTTCCCCTCATGCAGTAGTTACGCTGCTGCAACAACAAACCGGCAAACTGGGCTTTACCCGGGAAAACTATCATTACAACTTTAACTATACACTGCCTGTTGAAACATGGACCCATGTGGCTATTTCAGGCGATCATAAAGGGACTTCCCTGTTCATCAACGGGCAACTGGTGGAAAAACTGGAAGGAGCCACCATCTCCTTCCCCAACATCAAAGATAAAATCGCCAAAGTGCAAACACTGGTTTTTCCCTTGCAAATGATAGGTGATACGGTCAATAGTTTTAAAGGAGAGATAGATAACCTGAGAGTGATACAGCATCGTTAA
- a CDS encoding rhomboid family intramembrane serine protease produces MDTRTRFRLMPVTLLLVAVNLLIYLLTVIVGMNGWWGNGAQLLHWGANYWPLTIQEGQYWRLFTSMFLHAGWWHLFTNMLGLLIAGVFLEPVIRQLRFGIVYLFTGLLSDYASIWFHRQVVGVGASGAIFGVYGVFLALLTTRLFSPVPRRNFLAYISLFILLNLLAVSFAQDIDNAAHLTGFLSGMLAGYILYFTLTPADGKRLK; encoded by the coding sequence ATGGACACTCGCACCCGATTCAGACTAATGCCGGTCACCTTGTTGCTGGTTGCTGTCAACCTGTTGATATACCTGCTCACAGTTATAGTCGGTATGAACGGCTGGTGGGGCAATGGGGCGCAGTTACTGCACTGGGGTGCCAATTACTGGCCCCTCACCATCCAGGAAGGCCAATACTGGCGCCTGTTTACCAGCATGTTTCTCCATGCGGGATGGTGGCATTTGTTTACCAACATGCTGGGATTATTGATTGCAGGGGTTTTCCTGGAACCGGTTATACGACAACTCCGTTTTGGGATAGTCTATCTTTTTACCGGATTACTGTCTGATTACGCCAGTATATGGTTCCATCGTCAGGTGGTAGGTGTAGGTGCATCAGGGGCTATTTTCGGGGTTTATGGCGTATTTCTGGCCCTGCTGACCACCCGCTTATTTTCTCCTGTTCCCCGACGTAATTTTCTCGCTTATATCAGTTTGTTCATCCTCCTCAACCTGCTTGCTGTCAGCTTTGCACAGGACATTGACAATGCTGCCCATCTGACAGGTTTTCTCAGCGGTATGCTGGCAGGATATATCCTCTATTTCACCCTCACACCAGCCGACGGGAAACGATTGAAGTGA